One Aquarana catesbeiana isolate 2022-GZ unplaced genomic scaffold, ASM4218655v1 unanchor228, whole genome shotgun sequence genomic region harbors:
- the LOC141121664 gene encoding uncharacterized protein — protein sequence MEEWEYLEGHKDLYKDVMMDNQLPLTSPDGSSNGNPPERCPRPLYSRNSTQEDHTIPHHHQSGNLRESKVEVKQEIKEEDDEDGVMEKSEFLKEHKDLYKDTMVESSSYRNPPERCPRPLYSRDSTQEGYTIHHHHQSGNLGDDIIDFKEEYKEEDEEYGVMEEFSEGHKDMMEPPNTRSPPERCPHPLYSRDSTQEDHTIPHCYLKSGDPIDIEFEVKTEEEEMYVKDDQQSMEEDGQTGTFIEEDTPTEISTVHGREMRKTSEDCLTLSPDCRVEDEDITQYSPGENPTTSNVHPAPHSVDGPSYSSYPEEPQTVRDGAVLPTDKRFSCTECGKCFSKKCHLLVHLRSHTGEKPFSCSECGKCFHSKYNLNVHERSHTGEKPYSCPECSKCFVQKSELDRHQRVHTGEKPFSCPECGKCFSMKSHLDRHQRLHTGEKPYSCSECKKCFLIKSDLVTHRRSHTGEKPYSCPECEKSFSTKSSLSSHQKLHTGEKPFSCPECGKCFSLMSGLKKHQRSHIGEKPYSCPECGKCFTKKSSLNTHQILHTGEKSYSCPECGKCFSLKGNLNRHQRSHTGEKPYSCSECGKCFSVKSHLNRHQRSHTREKPLSCPE from the exons atggaggagtgggagtatttagaaggacacaaggatctctacaaggacgtcatgatggacaatcagctgcccctcacatcaccgg atggatctagtaatgggaacccaccagagagatgtccccgtcctctgtattcccggaattccacacaggaagatcacaccatccctcaccatcatcag agtggaaacctgagagagtctaaagttgaagttaaacaagagataaaagaggaggatgatgaggatggggtgatggagaagtcagagtttctaaaagaacacaaagatctgtataaagacaccatggtggagtcatccagctacagaaacccaccagagagatgtccccgtcctctgtattcccgggattccacacaggaaggttacACCATccatcaccatcatcag agtggaaacctcggcgATGATATTATTGattttaaagaagagtataaagaggaggatgaggagtatggagtgatggaggagttttcagaaggacacaaggatatgatggagccacctaataccaggagcccaccagagagatgtccccatcctctgtattcccgggattccacacaggaagatcacaccatccctcactgttacctCAAG agtggagatccaattgatatagaatttgaggttaaaacagaagaagaagagatgtatgtgaaggatgatcagcagtctatggaggaggatggacaaacagggacatttatagaggaggacactcctacagagatcagcacag tacatggacgagagatgaggaaaacctccgaggattgtctcactttgtctccagactgtagagtagaagatgaggacatcacacagtatagtccaggagaaaacccgactacctcaaatgtccatccggcaccacacagtgtagatggaccatcgtattcctcttatcctgaggaacctcagactgtgagggacggtgccgtccttccaacagataagaggttttcctgtactgagtgtgggaagtgtttttcaAAGAAGTGCCATCTTTTAGTGcatttgagatctcacacaggagaaaagccattttcctgttctgagtgcgggaaatgtttccattCTAAATACAATCTTAATGTTCatgaaagatctcacacgggggaaaagccatattcctgtccggAATGCAGCAAATGCTTCGTCCAAAAATCAGAACTTGACCGACACCAGCGggttcacacaggtgagaagccattttcttgtcctgagtgcgggaaatgtttttcaatgaagtctcatcttgatagacatcagagattgcacacaggtgagaagccatattcgtgTTCTGAGTGCAagaaatgttttttaataaaatctgATCTTGTCACACATCGGAGatcccacacaggggagaagccgtattcctgtcctgagtgtgagaAATCTTTTTCAACTAAGTCCAGTCTTTCTTCACATCAGAAGttgcacacgggagagaagccattttcctgtcctgagtgtgggaaatgtttttcactgatgTCCGGTCTTAAAAAACATCAAAGATCTCATATAggcgagaagccatattcctgtcctgagtgcgggaaatgctttacaAAGAAGTCCAGTCTTAAcacacaccagattttgcacacgggggagaagtcatattcctgtcctgagtgcgggaaatgtttttcactgaagggcaatcttaacagacatcagagatctcacacaggggagaagccgtattcctgttctgagtgtgggaaatgtttttcagtgaagtcccatcttaacagacatcagagatctcacacgagggagaagccactttcctgtcctgagtga